Proteins from a single region of Desulfosporosinus sp. Sb-LF:
- a CDS encoding class I SAM-dependent methyltransferase — MDFYHALSEYYDEIFPLKGPQKTFLQDYLRQESVSSVLDIGCGTGTFALEMSQTGVQVLGVDLSDEMIEISKIKAQKTASSASFSVADMRDLSSINERFDGIVCLGNTLAHVSGEIELKQVLAQFREKGDRLLLQIVNYDRILAQQIKELPFIKTEHLFFYRLYTHRADGKLDFAMKIEFPATRQVVSGVNILFPITCDILKNALMDTGWEVSKLWGNFERKPWTVDSPATILSAKRIPLTYLK, encoded by the coding sequence ATGGATTTTTACCACGCTTTATCTGAATACTATGATGAGATCTTTCCATTAAAGGGACCACAGAAAACATTTCTGCAGGATTATCTAAGGCAGGAATCTGTGTCATCGGTTCTTGATATTGGTTGCGGTACAGGGACGTTTGCTTTGGAAATGAGCCAAACGGGTGTGCAAGTGCTTGGCGTGGATTTAAGCGATGAGATGATTGAGATTTCCAAAATAAAAGCTCAAAAAACAGCAAGCTCGGCTTCATTTTCAGTTGCGGATATGCGGGACCTAAGTAGTATCAATGAACGTTTTGACGGAATCGTTTGTTTGGGAAATACATTAGCACATGTGTCTGGGGAAATTGAGTTGAAACAAGTTTTGGCTCAATTTCGTGAGAAGGGAGATCGACTGTTATTACAAATCGTGAATTACGATCGGATTTTGGCTCAGCAAATTAAAGAACTACCCTTTATCAAGACGGAACATTTATTCTTTTACCGATTGTATACCCATCGTGCAGATGGGAAACTTGATTTTGCTATGAAAATTGAATTTCCTGCCACGAGACAGGTTGTGTCAGGTGTCAACATTTTATTTCCGATTACGTGCGATATCCTGAAAAATGCTTTAATGGATACTGGATGGGAAGTATCCAAACTATGGGGCAACTTTGAAAGAAAGCCATGGACTGTAGATTCTCCTGCCACTATTTTGTCGGCGAAGCGAATACCACTCACTTATCTCAAGTAG
- a CDS encoding MFS transporter, translating to MNQVASTLSTRLKASPHYRWFILATVSIGTFMATLDGSIVNVALPTISGKLNASLSILQWVVIAYLLTVSSLLPVFGRIADLLGRRRVYSLGFLVFTLGSVFCGIASNIWFLIGMRVLQAIGASMLMANSAALIIANFPPKERGRALGLTGTVVALGSLTGPAVGGLLVGLLNWRSIFYINLPIGILGYLAAQNILPNDKPQHNNETFDFVGALFFTLGMISLLFAISNGQNWGWRSYPILGGILLGTLCLAFFFYTEVRVTNPMIDLSLFRIRPFFIGNITGLLSFVTMFANTILMPFYLQHVLNYSPTQVGLLMTSFPLMMAIIAPISGHASDRIGPIALTTSGLFITALGLFYLSTVTATSLFWQIIPGTLLMGMGAGLFQSPNNSSVMSAVPPRKLGVAGGINALVRNVGMVIGIAYSVSLFENREAMLLMGVNNPTAIQQANAFVSAYHTVMLTSMGIAIFAALLSLNRRGYIREPKS from the coding sequence TTGAATCAAGTCGCAAGCACCCTATCAACACGTCTTAAAGCTTCGCCTCATTACCGCTGGTTTATCCTTGCAACCGTATCAATTGGCACATTCATGGCAACTCTAGATGGCAGTATAGTTAATGTGGCCCTACCCACCATTTCCGGCAAATTAAATGCGAGCCTTTCAATATTGCAATGGGTCGTTATTGCCTATCTATTAACCGTATCCAGTTTGTTGCCTGTTTTTGGGCGAATTGCAGATCTTCTAGGGCGCAGACGAGTTTACTCTTTGGGATTTTTGGTTTTCACCCTTGGTTCGGTTTTCTGCGGAATAGCCTCGAATATTTGGTTTCTGATTGGGATGCGTGTACTCCAAGCCATAGGTGCTTCTATGTTGATGGCAAACAGTGCCGCGCTAATTATTGCCAACTTCCCGCCCAAGGAACGAGGACGGGCGCTAGGACTGACAGGAACTGTTGTCGCATTAGGAAGCCTAACAGGCCCGGCTGTCGGCGGTCTCTTAGTTGGTTTATTAAACTGGCGCTCTATTTTCTATATTAATTTGCCGATTGGGATTCTCGGCTATCTCGCCGCACAAAACATTCTCCCTAATGACAAACCCCAACACAATAACGAAACCTTCGATTTTGTGGGGGCACTTTTCTTCACGCTAGGAATGATCAGCTTATTATTTGCGATCAGCAATGGCCAGAATTGGGGTTGGCGATCTTACCCAATCCTTGGAGGAATACTACTGGGAACACTTTGTTTAGCATTCTTTTTCTATACAGAGGTTCGAGTCACCAATCCCATGATTGATCTTTCTCTGTTCCGAATCCGCCCTTTTTTCATAGGAAATATTACTGGCCTTCTCTCATTCGTTACTATGTTTGCTAATACGATACTCATGCCTTTTTATCTACAACATGTGTTAAATTACAGTCCAACTCAAGTGGGATTACTGATGACCTCTTTTCCCCTGATGATGGCGATCATCGCACCAATCAGTGGACATGCCTCTGACCGCATCGGCCCAATAGCTCTTACTACTAGCGGACTGTTCATTACGGCTTTAGGTTTATTTTATCTTTCAACAGTGACCGCAACCTCACTATTTTGGCAGATAATACCTGGCACTCTCCTCATGGGCATGGGCGCCGGCCTGTTCCAATCTCCCAATAACAGCAGTGTCATGAGTGCAGTCCCACCTAGAAAATTGGGCGTAGCAGGCGGAATTAATGCACTTGTCCGCAATGTCGGCATGGTAATCGGTATCGCCTACTCCGTCTCATTATTTGAAAACCGTGAAGCGATGCTCCTTATGGGCGTAAATAACCCTACAGCAATCCAACAAGCCAATGCGTTCGTAAGTGCATACCATACTGTCATGCTTACCTCAATGGGCATAGCCATTTTTGCTGCTCTACTTTCCCTGAATCGTAGAGGATACATCCGAGAACCAAAATCTTAA
- a CDS encoding AbrB family transcriptional regulator codes for METYRVKVGAEGEIILPLELRKLFGLVAEDTLDLCVDSEGKVFVHTAERSVRPLSDFFEDLIIGDLRCDGCTGDVLKNKLLERKLKLSTVLDRLSEEAYRAYKNGQSIKWWETPALESLGIKKISKGIYDVMLTTRGVHDLVVLSEDELREIPAVFESLEQDPLAFKHLSGPYYETYRVSFRSGSKEYRVVYTVFAPENLIAILTVGAREVIYERLNGIA; via the coding sequence ATGGAGACTTATAGGGTAAAGGTTGGTGCAGAAGGAGAAATCATTTTGCCCTTGGAATTGCGTAAGCTTTTCGGACTAGTTGCAGAAGATACGTTAGATTTGTGTGTCGACTCTGAAGGAAAAGTTTTCGTTCATACCGCCGAACGTTCTGTCCGGCCGCTCTCGGATTTCTTTGAAGATCTGATTATAGGTGATTTGCGATGTGACGGGTGTACAGGGGATGTTCTTAAAAACAAGCTTTTAGAGCGCAAGTTAAAACTCAGTACCGTACTCGATCGCTTATCAGAAGAGGCCTACAGGGCATATAAAAATGGTCAATCGATCAAATGGTGGGAAACTCCAGCGTTAGAATCCCTGGGTATTAAGAAAATCTCCAAAGGGATCTATGATGTTATGCTAACCACCCGCGGGGTTCATGATTTAGTCGTCCTTAGTGAAGACGAACTCCGCGAAATTCCGGCTGTCTTCGAGAGCTTAGAACAAGACCCCCTAGCCTTTAAACATCTTAGCGGGCCATATTACGAAACTTATCGGGTTTCTTTCCGTAGTGGATCAAAGGAATATCGGGTCGTTTACACCGTCTTTGCCCCAGAAAATCTTATCGCTATTTTAACAGTTGGAGCGCGCGAGGTGATTTATGAACGGCTTAACGGGATAGCCTGA
- a CDS encoding ribonuclease H family protein, with translation MTILGKKNYYVVKRGSRIGIFNNWPECQASVKGYKGAMFKGFETKAEALEWQAQKDEVSITIAGSSKANEQVNQESVVDFEVYTDGSYSNGRYSYGYAFIKDDQVVFESNGVGEDLEASSMRNVAGEIAAVRHAVEKAKTLDVRIRIYHDYSGISHWVNGDWQAKNKFTQAYVTFMRAHHGLYEFKKVAGHSGDRFNDYVDRLAKEALGLSTK, from the coding sequence GTGACAATTTTGGGTAAAAAAAATTATTACGTAGTCAAAAGGGGATCTAGGATCGGCATTTTTAACAACTGGCCGGAATGTCAAGCATCCGTCAAGGGATATAAAGGGGCTATGTTTAAAGGATTTGAAACGAAAGCTGAAGCCCTTGAGTGGCAAGCCCAGAAAGATGAAGTTTCTATTACGATTGCCGGAAGTTCTAAGGCAAATGAGCAGGTTAATCAAGAGAGTGTTGTTGACTTCGAGGTTTATACAGATGGAAGCTATTCCAATGGCAGATATTCCTATGGTTATGCCTTTATTAAGGATGATCAGGTCGTTTTCGAAAGCAATGGAGTTGGTGAAGACCTTGAAGCCTCAAGCATGAGAAACGTGGCAGGGGAAATCGCTGCCGTACGACATGCTGTGGAAAAAGCCAAAACACTAGATGTGCGGATTCGAATCTATCATGACTATTCTGGTATTTCGCACTGGGTTAATGGGGATTGGCAGGCCAAAAACAAGTTTACACAAGCATATGTGACGTTTATGCGAGCACATCATGGATTGTACGAATTTAAAAAGGTGGCCGGCCATAGCGGAGATCGGTTTAACGATTACGTTGACCGGCTTGCCAAAGAAGCTCTTGGATTAAGCACAAAGTAA
- a CDS encoding DsrE/DsrF/DrsH-like family protein: protein MNKKMNLLMFSGDYDKALAALILANTARELDVDVTMFFAFWGLFLVRDPEKVTFDNKTAFESMFGMVTPKGPEELPLSRMNMAGLGKQMLLDMMDDEKTPSLTDFLNGARKKGVKFYGCKLSVDVMGFEESELLPEVKVITAKEYLSDALDSDMQLFI from the coding sequence ATGAATAAGAAAATGAACCTTCTCATGTTTAGCGGTGATTATGATAAAGCACTAGCCGCGCTGATCCTTGCCAACACAGCTAGAGAGCTGGATGTCGATGTGACCATGTTCTTCGCTTTTTGGGGACTCTTTTTAGTTCGCGATCCTGAAAAAGTAACTTTTGACAACAAAACTGCTTTTGAGAGCATGTTCGGAATGGTTACTCCAAAGGGACCTGAAGAATTGCCCCTCTCACGGATGAACATGGCAGGTCTAGGGAAGCAAATGCTTCTTGACATGATGGACGATGAAAAAACCCCTTCTCTGACAGATTTCCTCAATGGAGCAAGGAAAAAAGGAGTTAAATTTTACGGATGCAAATTATCCGTTGACGTCATGGGATTTGAGGAATCCGAACTACTACCAGAGGTTAAAGTTATTACGGCAAAAGAATATTTAAGTGATGCTTTAGACTCAGACATGCAACTCTTTATCTAA
- a CDS encoding aminotransferase class V-fold PLP-dependent enzyme has product MNYKLSRSNYRQLVVGTDTKIPLFNGQFTTGINFDNAASTPPFVSVMEEINNFSSMYSSIHRGTGYKSQMSSQLFEEARSVVLKFVNADPRQDTVIFVKNTTEAINKLSHRLWEGGKKSVILSTWMEHHSNDLPWRNKFQVDYVQTDSYGKLSLKDLESKLIKYKGKVKLVTVTGASNVTGYVNPIHKIAELAHRYQAKILVDGAQMVPHTAINMKPNNPLEHIDYLAFSAHKMYAPFGIGVLIGPHETFKQGVSEFVGGGTAEVVTHDWVKWNDSPHKDEAGSPNVMGVVALVAAIKTLTAIGMKNIDQYEHQLADYAHSRLKSIPGITLYSQFFPGEPRIGVIPFNINGMPHERVASILSNEAGIAVRTGCFCTQPYIQKLLSISPKQMEFYKRSVNAPRPGIVRLSFGLYNDFNEINVLTQMLERIIRHPTTYIY; this is encoded by the coding sequence ATGAATTATAAGTTGTCGCGCTCTAATTACAGGCAACTAGTTGTGGGGACTGACACTAAGATCCCGCTCTTTAACGGTCAATTTACAACAGGCATCAACTTTGATAACGCGGCTTCAACCCCTCCTTTTGTTTCAGTGATGGAGGAAATAAATAATTTCTCATCAATGTACTCTTCCATTCATCGTGGCACAGGGTACAAATCACAAATGTCCTCCCAGCTCTTTGAAGAAGCAAGATCTGTCGTCCTTAAATTTGTCAATGCAGACCCACGCCAAGATACGGTTATCTTTGTAAAGAACACAACAGAAGCCATTAATAAATTATCCCATCGTCTCTGGGAAGGTGGAAAGAAAAGTGTTATTCTATCAACTTGGATGGAACACCACTCTAATGATCTCCCTTGGAGAAATAAGTTTCAAGTTGATTATGTTCAGACAGACTCTTATGGAAAACTGAGCCTCAAAGACCTTGAGAGTAAATTAATCAAATACAAAGGTAAGGTGAAACTTGTCACTGTTACGGGAGCTTCAAATGTAACAGGATATGTAAACCCGATACATAAAATAGCTGAACTGGCACATCGTTATCAGGCGAAAATACTTGTTGATGGGGCACAGATGGTTCCTCATACCGCTATTAACATGAAACCTAACAATCCGCTTGAACATATCGATTACTTAGCATTTTCAGCTCATAAAATGTACGCGCCCTTTGGCATTGGAGTACTTATCGGCCCGCACGAAACGTTTAAGCAAGGTGTTTCAGAATTCGTAGGAGGAGGTACTGCAGAAGTCGTAACTCATGATTGGGTAAAGTGGAATGACTCTCCACACAAGGATGAAGCTGGCTCTCCCAACGTCATGGGCGTTGTAGCCCTCGTGGCTGCAATTAAAACACTAACAGCCATTGGAATGAAAAATATTGATCAATACGAACATCAACTTGCTGACTATGCCCATTCGAGACTGAAATCAATTCCAGGTATTACGCTTTACTCTCAATTTTTCCCGGGCGAACCACGAATTGGGGTCATCCCTTTTAATATAAACGGAATGCCACATGAACGAGTGGCATCTATCTTATCGAACGAAGCGGGTATTGCGGTTCGAACCGGGTGTTTTTGCACCCAGCCCTATATTCAGAAACTTTTATCGATTTCTCCTAAGCAAATGGAGTTCTACAAAAGGAGCGTGAATGCTCCCCGGCCTGGTATAGTACGACTGAGCTTTGGATTATACAACGATTTTAATGAAATTAATGTTTTGACCCAAATGCTTGAAAGAATTATTAGACACCCAACAACTTACATTTACTAA
- the pepT gene encoding peptidase T, whose translation MMDVTARFLKYVKFDTQSVEENNFPTTQGQIELAKVLVDELKTLNLEDISLDDNGYVMACLPANTDKILPSLGFIAHLDTSPDMSGNGVNPQIIEHYDGGDIVLHKEKNIVLSPKEFPELNNYKGKTLITTDGTTLLGADDKAGIAEIMTAMEYLKNNQEVNHGKIYVAFTPNEEVGRGTDHFNIERFGADFAYTIDGGPIGELEYENFNAAGAIVSVQGRNIHPGSAKGKMINASLLAQEYINLLPKEETPAVTEGYEGFYHLTNILGKVEEAELRYIVRDFDLASFEKRKKLMQRIANQLNENYGKDTFTVEIKDQYFNMREKIEPVKHIVDTASKAMEAVGVAPDIRPIRGGTDGARLSYMGIPTPNIFAGGHNFHGKYEFIPTYAMEKAVEVILKIVEMYAIE comes from the coding sequence ATTATGGACGTTACAGCAAGATTTTTAAAGTATGTCAAATTTGATACTCAATCCGTTGAAGAAAATAATTTCCCTACGACTCAAGGACAAATCGAGCTGGCTAAAGTACTCGTAGATGAGTTAAAAACTCTAAATTTAGAGGATATTTCCCTAGATGATAACGGCTATGTTATGGCTTGCTTACCCGCAAATACTGATAAGATCTTACCTTCTCTTGGTTTTATTGCACATTTGGATACAAGTCCTGATATGAGCGGTAATGGAGTCAATCCTCAAATTATCGAACACTATGATGGTGGCGATATAGTCCTTCATAAAGAAAAGAATATTGTACTATCTCCGAAGGAGTTTCCAGAACTTAACAACTATAAGGGAAAAACTCTAATCACGACAGATGGAACGACATTACTAGGAGCAGATGACAAGGCAGGAATTGCTGAGATTATGACCGCGATGGAATATCTCAAAAACAATCAAGAGGTCAATCATGGTAAAATCTATGTTGCGTTTACGCCAAATGAAGAGGTGGGAAGAGGGACAGATCACTTTAATATTGAAAGATTCGGTGCGGATTTTGCATACACAATTGATGGCGGGCCTATCGGAGAATTGGAATATGAAAATTTTAATGCAGCTGGAGCGATAGTAAGTGTACAAGGGAGAAACATTCACCCTGGTTCAGCAAAAGGAAAAATGATCAATGCTAGCCTACTTGCTCAGGAATACATCAATCTGTTACCAAAAGAAGAAACACCAGCTGTAACAGAAGGATATGAAGGATTTTATCACTTGACCAATATTCTAGGGAAAGTCGAAGAAGCCGAGTTACGTTATATCGTACGGGATTTCGATTTAGCTTCTTTTGAAAAACGAAAAAAACTAATGCAGCGGATTGCAAATCAACTGAATGAGAACTATGGGAAAGATACATTTACTGTCGAAATTAAAGATCAATATTTCAACATGAGAGAGAAGATTGAGCCAGTCAAACACATTGTCGACACCGCTTCAAAAGCAATGGAGGCGGTGGGAGTCGCTCCAGATATCCGTCCGATCCGTGGTGGAACCGATGGGGCTAGGCTCTCCTACATGGGCATACCTACTCCTAATATTTTTGCTGGGGGACACAATTTTCATGGTAAATATGAGTTCATCCCCACGTACGCCATGGAAAAGGCTGTAGAAGTCATTCTGAAAATTGTCGAGATGTATGCAATAGAATAG
- a CDS encoding alpha/beta hydrolase, translating to MPLINVQGKKIHYHQNDYFQADLPTILFVHGAGGTGKTWANQLSGIEGYNLIAPDLPGHGLSEGPTADAIIAYREFLWRFVRALNLDPFIVAGHSMGGAIAIEMALTYPDLMKGLIIVDSGARLRVNSETLEVLARGEHPLGNVSYSYSFKASLAVLEQAVEAMKTVPTVVYLADFRACDDFNVMDRVSNIKLPALVICGEDDQMTPVRYSEYLSKELAHSTLVLIADAGHMSMTEQPDKVNSAIKNYLKQMFCSA from the coding sequence ATGCCGCTTATCAATGTTCAGGGAAAGAAAATTCATTATCATCAGAATGATTATTTTCAAGCTGACCTACCGACAATATTGTTTGTACATGGGGCGGGCGGGACAGGAAAAACTTGGGCTAACCAGTTGTCAGGAATCGAGGGCTATAACCTAATTGCCCCGGATCTCCCAGGGCATGGTCTATCTGAAGGTCCAACAGCAGATGCCATAATTGCTTACCGAGAGTTTTTATGGCGGTTCGTAAGAGCTTTAAATTTAGATCCATTCATTGTCGCAGGGCACTCTATGGGCGGAGCTATTGCTATAGAGATGGCCTTAACCTATCCCGATTTGATGAAAGGGCTGATCATCGTCGATAGCGGGGCAAGGTTGCGGGTAAACTCTGAGACGCTAGAAGTACTAGCAAGGGGCGAACACCCGCTGGGAAACGTCAGTTACAGCTATTCCTTCAAAGCTTCCTTGGCAGTATTAGAACAGGCTGTCGAAGCAATGAAAACAGTCCCAACTGTGGTTTATCTCGCTGATTTCAGAGCATGTGATGATTTTAATGTTATGGACCGTGTAAGTAATATTAAGCTTCCTGCATTAGTCATTTGTGGAGAAGATGATCAAATGACTCCGGTACGATATTCTGAATACCTTTCTAAAGAACTAGCTCACTCAACCCTTGTTCTTATTGCAGATGCAGGGCATATGTCTATGACAGAACAACCCGATAAGGTCAATAGCGCGATTAAGAATTATTTAAAACAGATGTTCTGTTCTGCTTAA
- a CDS encoding YlbF family regulator, protein MNELEKIMQKSTELGQSIALTTVYKEYKKAEYDLLHNTEARKLVEDFQKIQQEQYRKKISGIELSKEELEKIKEIEEICIRNPQVYLSNNANTKFQEFMEQISSKIKEGIKSTDKI, encoded by the coding sequence TTGAATGAACTTGAGAAAATTATGCAGAAAAGCACCGAACTCGGTCAATCAATTGCTCTTACAACGGTGTACAAAGAATATAAAAAGGCAGAATATGATCTTCTTCATAACACTGAAGCTCGCAAGCTAGTAGAAGACTTTCAGAAAATCCAGCAGGAACAATATCGAAAGAAAATTTCTGGAATAGAATTGAGTAAAGAAGAACTGGAGAAAATTAAAGAGATAGAGGAAATCTGTATAAGAAATCCTCAAGTCTATTTATCTAACAACGCTAACACAAAGTTTCAAGAGTTTATGGAGCAAATATCTAGTAAAATTAAAGAAGGAATCAAAAGCACTGATAAAATTTAA
- a CDS encoding class I SAM-dependent RNA methyltransferase, with the protein MAKIELIATAAFGLESIVARELKNLGYDELNVENGRVLFTTDELGLCRTNLWLRSSDRVLLKMGSFKAQTFEELFQQTKALPWEEWLTEDANFPVQGKSIKSRLFSVSDCQAIVKKAIVERLKETYGRSWFEETGPRYQIEVALLNDMVTLTIDTSGLGLHKRGYRQLAGQAPLKETLAAAMIQLSFWNKERALIDPFCGTGTIPIEAAFIAQNRAPGLKRSFAAEKWPNIPKALWQEAWQEALDVWDRNVPLHIYGSDIDPNALSLARTHAIEAGVEDVIHFQRLPVAEVRSRFKYGHMIANPPYGERLGELKEIEGLYLELGETFNRLENWSLHMLTTHQFPERLIGRRWDKSRKLYTGRLECHYFQFFGPRPPREPY; encoded by the coding sequence ATGGCAAAAATTGAGCTAATTGCAACTGCTGCTTTTGGTTTAGAATCTATTGTGGCGCGTGAACTTAAAAACCTTGGGTATGATGAGCTTAATGTCGAAAACGGGAGAGTTTTATTTACGACAGATGAACTGGGACTTTGCCGAACAAACCTTTGGTTACGTAGTTCTGATCGAGTCCTACTCAAAATGGGCTCATTTAAAGCTCAGACATTCGAAGAACTTTTTCAGCAAACAAAAGCACTACCTTGGGAAGAATGGCTTACAGAGGATGCAAACTTTCCTGTTCAAGGAAAATCCATAAAATCGCGGCTTTTTAGTGTTTCGGACTGCCAAGCGATTGTTAAAAAGGCCATTGTAGAACGTCTTAAGGAAACCTACGGACGGAGCTGGTTTGAAGAGACGGGACCCCGTTATCAGATCGAAGTAGCTCTACTAAACGATATGGTTACGCTAACCATTGACACATCTGGGCTTGGTTTGCATAAGCGTGGTTATCGGCAGCTCGCGGGTCAAGCGCCGTTGAAAGAAACTTTGGCAGCAGCGATGATTCAGCTAAGCTTTTGGAATAAGGAGCGTGCGTTAATAGATCCTTTTTGCGGGACAGGGACTATTCCCATTGAGGCGGCCTTTATTGCACAAAATCGAGCACCGGGACTCAAACGTAGCTTTGCAGCAGAAAAATGGCCAAATATCCCTAAAGCACTTTGGCAAGAGGCATGGCAGGAAGCGCTAGATGTATGGGATCGTAACGTACCACTACATATCTACGGTTCGGATATAGACCCTAACGCTCTGTCCTTGGCCCGCACACACGCCATTGAGGCAGGAGTAGAGGACGTCATTCACTTTCAGCGCCTGCCCGTGGCAGAAGTACGATCTAGATTTAAATATGGGCATATGATCGCTAATCCACCCTATGGAGAACGACTTGGTGAATTGAAAGAAATCGAAGGACTCTATCTTGAACTTGGTGAAACATTTAATCGTTTGGAAAATTGGTCTTTGCATATGCTTACCACTCACCAATTTCCTGAACGATTAATTGGACGTCGTTGGGATAAAAGCAGAAAGCTCTATACTGGACGGCTTGAATGCCATTATTTCCAGTTCTTCGGACCACGTCCACCTAGAGAACCGTACTAG
- a CDS encoding respiratory nitrate reductase subunit gamma, which yields MLLSIIAYLSILLFVGLSAFKAYQFAKMPMHGRMDLYPIPKEEGFEHGGSFYEQSEWWNKPHKVSHVREIKEMLKEIIFIKKLFENQRPLWWISYALHLGIYLLMTWTILLVIGVFSIPNGVAIESLSVWGSLIYYLTVVTGISGLALATLGSGALFLRRLFDNTLKKHTTPQEYFNLLLIFAALVSGIMTWGTDLSFGTAREVTGSLITFSSTFAATTLQTLNIILVGIMLIYIPISKMSHYVGKYFTFHKVLWDNDPNLKGSAIEHQVKKASTFRPTTSWSAPHLKPPVAPGK from the coding sequence TTGTTACTAAGTATTATTGCGTATCTATCCATTCTCCTATTTGTAGGACTATCTGCTTTCAAAGCTTATCAATTTGCGAAAATGCCCATGCACGGGCGTATGGATCTCTATCCAATTCCCAAAGAAGAAGGATTTGAACATGGAGGTTCCTTTTATGAGCAATCTGAATGGTGGAATAAACCACACAAAGTTTCTCACGTACGCGAAATAAAAGAAATGTTAAAAGAAATTATTTTTATTAAGAAGCTGTTCGAAAACCAACGTCCGTTATGGTGGATTTCTTATGCTCTTCACTTAGGTATTTACCTTCTGATGACTTGGACTATATTATTAGTGATCGGTGTATTTTCTATCCCCAACGGGGTTGCTATAGAGAGCTTGAGCGTCTGGGGATCGTTGATTTACTACCTAACTGTTGTAACGGGAATTTCCGGTCTTGCACTAGCTACTTTAGGATCTGGGGCATTATTTCTTCGTCGGCTGTTCGACAATACTTTAAAAAAGCATACAACTCCTCAAGAGTATTTTAATCTGTTGCTCATTTTTGCAGCTCTTGTTTCTGGGATCATGACCTGGGGCACTGATTTATCCTTTGGTACTGCTCGAGAAGTGACTGGAAGTCTTATTACTTTCTCTTCTACTTTTGCAGCCACTACCCTTCAAACTCTAAACATTATTCTTGTCGGAATTATGCTGATTTATATTCCTATCAGTAAGATGAGCCATTATGTTGGAAAGTACTTTACCTTCCATAAGGTTCTTTGGGACAATGATCCGAATCTTAAGGGAAGCGCGATCGAGCATCAAGTCAAAAAAGCATCGACTTTTCGCCCGACCACTTCGTGGTCTGCCCCTCATTTAAAGCCACCCGTTGCACCAGGAAAATAA